From Tursiops truncatus isolate mTurTru1 chromosome 13, mTurTru1.mat.Y, whole genome shotgun sequence:
ATTTATTCatctaaatatatatagaatGCTTATTACATGTTAAGTAAACTCTTCAGTCTGAAGACCCaaatgctgtttttgtttttgttctgctgTTTATTAGCTGAAAGTGTCTTCTGAcacttagtttctctttctgtaaaAGGGGTTTAATAATAATACCCTTAACCAGGTCACAGAATCACCACGATGCTTAAATAAGATATGGGACATCTGAAAGTAAACAGAAATGAATATCACatccacaaaattttaaatatgatgaaTCTGGCATAAGCTTAGTGCACAATCCATGTTAGCTTTTATGATGTGTTTTCCTGTGGCAGCTCAGAGAAAGGACATTTATTAGGACCGACTATATGCCAGATATCACGGTATGTGATTTACTATTGCTGTGCCATGTTActctttgcaaatgagaaaacaggaacCACAGAGATGTTAATTCACTTGTCCAAAGCCAGACACCTAGGAAGTgaacagaagtgtgtgtgtgtgtgtgtgtgtgtgtggtgatggcGTGGGGACGTAGCACTCATTAATTCATCTAACAATTATTTTTTGAGCTCCTATTacgcaccaggcactgttctaggtccCTGGGATACAGCAGGGATTCAAACATAAATCCTTCTGTTCCTGTACATTTTTAGTggggagatagacaataaacaaacaaataagcacatgcaaaggccctgaggctggagtaGAGTTTCCCTCCTGGAGGATTAATGAAGAGGAAAGCATagcctgggggtggtggtgagggggcagagactggggctcagagaggtcgaGGGCAGATCCTATGAGCTTCTCAAGATGACCTGGACCAGGGTGAGAGTGACGCAGGAGATGACGATagatgaattataaatatattttaatacaggACCAACATCATTTGCTGACAGGTtggatgggggtgtgtgtggagaaGTCAAGGATGACCCTTGGTTTTGTCCAGAGTAACAGGAAGGATGGAGTTGTGatttcccttccctcccaactcctctcccctccactccccttccttcttccccctcccgATGCCTCATCCTTGCTTCCTCCCcacacctccccctcctccttccctccctctattccacccctccctcctcctcttgtcctcactctcttccttctctccctcctcctcctcctcctccgctcTCTGTCTGGATGGGACATGCCATACCATTTGGTACCAGTGCTTCACAAGGCGGATGAGGCTCTTCAGCTTGGTTGGACACTCCTTCAGGAAGGCTCGCTGCAGCTCCGTGAAGCAGGGGGAGAACTCGCCCTCTTTCCCCAGGGACTTGCACTCTTGGATAAGCCGGACGTAGACTTGAGGGTCAGGCCTGTAGTCTTTGGTCACCTGACCTGTTGGGAATTAATCCATAATGTGAAGATGTCAGCTTTTCTCTGAGTTTCTTTCAATCCCTCTGAGGAGACAAGCTCACTGACCATGGGGTGCAGTGGAAAGGTCAGCAGGCCCAGAGCCAGGAGGCCTGAGGGCCATCCCCAGTCCTCGCCACTCCCATCTCCACTGCCGTCACCCCATCCAAGCcagcatcatctctcacctggacacaGCAGAGATGGCAGCAGCCTCCTTCCTGGATCCTCCACAGCCCATTCTCTACCCAGCACCCACAGAGGCCTTTTAAAACCTGATCCTTCCACTTCTTGCTTCCCAGGACATccgaataaaatccaaagtcctcgCAGTGGCCCAGGAGGTTTGGTGTGACCTGTCTCCTGCCACCTCTGCCGTCTCACCTCTTGCCTTGATCCCTTTGCTACTTACTCCCCCGGTTATTTCACTTCTTCAAATATGCCAAGCTCAttcctgtctcagggcctttgcatttgctgtttcctcttcctggagcccCCAGATCTTCCCAGGTTTGGCTTCCTCTCATCCCTTGGGCCTCGGGTCAGCAGTCACCTCCCTTGTTGCCCTGTCTAAACACTCCCTCTAAGCCCCATCATTCTCTTTTGAATCACCATATTTAGTTTTTGTCACAACAAGTTATCCTTTCATTTAtggtatttaaattattattgtcaGGCTGTAGGAGAGAAGTTCCCTGTCTGTCTCATTTATGGCCAtagaacagtgccttgcacatggaAGGTACTCAGTGGAAATGAGCCTCAGAGATGTACTGCTTCCTGTCCCAATGTTCCTGCAGATTGTCTACAGATTCCAACCCTCAGATAAATTTGATATTTCCTTATGCTTTggataaaagatgaaattaacaCACTGTGTTTACAGCAGACATACGCTGcctcatttttagaaaaagaagattcACACACTTTGCCAAGAGTAAAACTAGTAAGCTTGGCAGGTGTTCTATAAAAATATACTGCTCCCAAATTGTACCAATTTGTTGTTAATGTCACTGCAGTGGCTCAGTATGACCCTAAACATTCTTGCCCCAGAAGAGATGCTAGGATCTCCTCCCCACTTGAAGGGATGCCCTGTTTAATAAGACTCTCAAAGTGAGAGAGATTTCTGCTCAGAAACATGAAAAGAGAGCAGAAGAAGCCCTGACATAGGACAAAGGCTGAAACACCTTGTGGCTGAGAGTGCTCACCCAGGGCATCAAAAGCGGGCAGGACATCAAACTCCACCCACTCCTGGAGCTCACGGGATCTAAGCTCGAAGCTGAGAGCACGGGGATTCTCCCATTGCTGTTTCTGGACCTCAAActtcacttcaaatattttctccctttgacAGGCTTCCAGCTGTCTCCTAATTTCCTTGATGAATTCTCCTCGGCGCTGAAGTTGTTCCTGAAAACTTTCAAGATTGGTGAGGAAGACGACGAGGTCAGCATCTGATCGGCCCCTGAGGGTCGTGCCTTTGCCTGAGGAGCCACCCTGAAAAAGGTGATGAGAATGAGAACTGATATTTATCATTGAGAAGAGCCTCCCTAAATAAAATGCTGAGAACAATCACTAACATTTTGAGTACTAGCCACTGTTGTGAAGGCATTACCAGTCTTAACTCCTAGAATGCTCACAAGAACTCTGTGatttagctactattattatctgttcccattttccagatggagaaacagatgcTGAGAGAGATTATGTATCAGCccaatcacacagctagtaggtggcagagATGCAATTCAGTCTGTGTTCTTTACCCCCTGTTCTTTACGACCTTATATAATTAATACTGTAAACTGGCCCATGGCTTATTTTACTTGATCTGCAAGCCCAGCAAAGTACTGGGAATTatggatgatgaaactgaggcacagagaggttaagtgactcgcCCAAGATTTCACAGCAGCAGGTGCTATCTGCTTTCAAAACTTATACTCTTAACCAGCTCATGAATCTGCAGGAATGGTGAGTTCCCAGCCTGGTCAATGATTAGCGGATTATTGATACAGCTGGGCTTCAGTTTGCCTATCTCTGTGGTGGACGTGACATAGGTGGTTTATAAACTTGACCTGGGCATTTGTCAAAAACTTACAGGTGGAGGCCCTCACCCCAGAAGCTACTTTCACAAGCTGTGGTTATAGTTTTGGCATGGATAAATCAGAAACCACCAGCCCCAGAGATCTCAACCTtttgctctctgtctctgtggaaACACTTGCTCATTCAGCCCCCTTCTCCCCAGCCAGGCAGTTCTGGACTCACCTTCACAACTTTGGATACCCGAACAGGGTCGGGGGCCCCTTGGAAACACCTCTCCTTCAGGAAACTGCAGATGATGTGGATGGCTTCATTGACCTGTGTGTAGAAATTCTCGTCTGGCAGGAGGTGGTCTTCGATGAACTTGTCTAGATACTTGGCCGGGGTATCACTGAGCTCCATCATGATGCTGGGACAGGAGAGCCAGAGAGGGCAGAGCTGGAGGGGAAAACCTTTTAGCTTCTATCTCTTCTGCTGCCTGGGTCCAGGAGGCTGTTAGTTTCATTTCATTGGAAGGGAGGAGGTGTGCCCTGAGTCTGGGCTGCTGTTGGTTTCGTTTCCTTGTAAGGGAGGAGCTTTGCCCTGAGTCTTTGTCTCTCAGCAAATCAAACATTCCTTTGATTCTGAACCCTGTTCAGTCTCCCAGCTCTTTCCTCCAGTATTCCAGAATTACTCCCTGCCTTTAACAGGCAACCTAGAACATCTGGTCTTTCTTCAGACTGTACTCTGAAAAGGTACTTTTAAAGCCAGGTTAGTACTTCACCCAAGAGTAATCATAAGTAAAAACAcacttttggtttccttttcctcttttttcgtTGCTGACAAAATTGTTTTATTGTCTCCTGTGATTTTTGCAGCAGTACATGTATATTGCAAACAGCAATGGTCAGAAAAATCCAAAAGCATAAAGTCCATCCCTGATCCTAAACCTGAAAGACTACAACTACTTTGGTGCAGatcttttcagatgtttttctaggttaacacacacatacacacaaacataatttccttctctctctcttttttaatggcATGACTATAATGGTTTTACTTTTTGATTAATAGACTATTTCTTAAGGCATTTTTAAGTCGATAGAAAAATTGCGAGCTGTCCCTAGCTGTGCAGCTTTGAACACGAGTGTAACTGGGCATGCCTCAATGTCCCAATCTGTAGAGAGGGCAAACTTTTCTCACTCACAGAACTGCTTCTGAGGATAATCTGAAAAGAAGAGACACAAAAGGGGATTTGAAAGGTATCAAATGCCGAGCAAAAAtaaaggacagggacttccctctcggtccagtggttaagactttgctttccagtgcagggggtgtgggttcgcacctggaacagttctttgctcaaaaagataaaaagttttggaaagatggaattatgaagttgcctgaaaaatggaagaaggtagtggaacaaaagggtgattacgttgttcaataaagttcttggtaaaaatgaaaaaggggtcttttatttttacttgaaaaccGAAGgtactttttggcccacccaatgtGATCTCCTCCCCATTTTTTTAGGGACATCTTATTTTGGTAAGGCTCTCAAACTGTGCGGGCTCTCAAACTGCTCGGAAAtatgaacagagagagaaaggagctctGATACAGGACAAAGGCTGAAACTCCATGTGGCTGGGAGGGTGGAAGGCAGGTAGTACATCAAACTGCACCCCACACAACACtataaagcaactacactccaataaaagttaataataatgaaaaaaataactgcacCCCCTGGTGGGGCTAGGGGACCTGACCACGATGCTGAGTGCCCAGGGCGGCTCAGAGAACTCCACCCTCATATCTGTTGCTTCAACCTTAGTTCTTCCCAGTTTCATTTCTTCAGCAGGAAGTTGCCCAGAATGGGGACTCAGCTCTGGGTAGTCAGGAATTTATGACTCGGGTGCTTCAAATTTCATGAGAGCATTTCCGTCACCCCTAACACACTTGCTCCTCTGCTTCTGAACCTCATGAGCCAGCAGCTCCAAACTGCAGCACCCTTGAGCCTTCTGTCACCTGAGTCTGCCAGCTTTGCCCAAACTATCAGAGCTCAGCTGACAAATACTTATCACAAAAGGTTTTGAAACAAAATGCTTTACTGTTTCTTGTGGTCATTCAAGCAGTATAAatttacagcaaaacaaaaatcacaaaattcagaaaagtataaagcTCACTTGCTCACCGTGCTTTAATCATACATACCCACTGAAAACATTTAGGTCTTCATGAAACCAACCatcacaaaatgaaattaaagaaaacgtACTAAGTACAATAACATAAAAAACAAGTATCTAGGAATAATATGACAAAACACACTTAAGACCAATGCagggaaaaactataaaacatagtTACAGAGTAATTCAAGAAGAGGAAAATTAATGGAAAGAAGCTCCAAGTTTGTGGATTGGGATTCTCAATAGATGTCATCTTTCCTGAACTAATTTATGGAATTCTAATCAAATGCCTCCCCGTATTTTTGGGTGAAATTTCACAAACAGAATATAATATTAACATAGAAATAGAGCCAAGAGAAGACATTGGTTTGGATAAAAACAGAGTTTTCTACAAGATATTAAGAATTAATACCAGGCTAGAGTAATTAGTCAAGGTACTATTAACTCAAGGATGCCAAAGTTGACCAATGGAACTGCACAGACTCACACACAGACGGGCTCTGGACATATGTTAGAGGTGGCTTTTACAGaacagtggggaaaggatggtcccttcaacaaatgctgctggaaTATTTGGTGACTCAAGCAAGTGCCCAAATCTCAGTGTATTATTATGAGAACAAGAATAAGACCCATCTCACAGGGATGCTGGAGGACTCAAAGGAGGAACAGTAATATGGAGAAGCCAAAGACTGTTTCCCAGCTACACACGTGACCAGTGACTCAGGTGGTAAGAACATGCTTGATCTTTTGTGCTTCCTTAAGGGAGTTTTTATTGACTGGACTTTTGTAAATGACAATGTGAGTTGGTAAGCCTATTGTCTAATCCGGTGATTCATTCTGGGGCAGAACACAtgtgtaattttacattttctagtaacCACAGTAAAAGAGTACAAAGGCAGAGATGAAATTCAATTTGATTTAATGCAGTATTTCTAGAAGTTGTTATTTCAACCTGCCATTAATATCAGGTCACATGAGGGAATCAGGAGGTCACACCGGCACCTTCCAGGTGCTGACTGGAGACCCATCCCAATTCTTACAGCATGAGTATCCCAGCCAGACTCTAACCTCTTGTGCCAGCAGCTGCCAGCCATATGGGTCTTTACCAGCCACATTTCCAGTAGGGTCAGCTGGGTCCAGAATCACAGGTCTGAAAAGCAACAGTTAGAGAGGGGCAGGTGAGTATGTGGGCTGTGTTGCGGGGGTCTAGAGCTCCTGGCAG
This genomic window contains:
- the LOC109552611 gene encoding 2'-5'-oligoadenylate synthase 1-like isoform X1; this encodes MMELSDTPAKYLDKFIEDHLLPDENFYTQVNEAIHIICSFLKERCFQGAPDPVRVSKVVKGGSSGKGTTLRGRSDADLVVFLTNLESFQEQLQRRGEFIKEIRRQLEACQREKIFEVKFEVQKQQWENPRALSFELRSRELQEWVEFDVLPAFDALGQVTKDYRPDPQVYVRLIQECKSLGKEGEFSPCFTELQRAFLKECPTKLKSLIRLVKHWYQMCKEKLGKPLPPQYALELLTVYAWEQESAKTKLETKLKTAQGFQTVLELVLKHQHLCIYWEKYYDFENPIIGQYLRKQLAKRRPVILDPADPTGNVAGGDRCSWQRLAQEARAWLSYPCLKKSDGSPVGSWVVPIAFSHSSLPTRACSPTISSERQQERLRQKRGIPVFTLFSVPGGRAVVQFIVNNNKNSSKCHLLGVN
- the LOC109552611 gene encoding 2'-5'-oligoadenylate synthase 1-like isoform X2, producing the protein MMELSDTPAKYLDKFIEDHLLPDENFYTQVNEAIHIICSFLKERCFQGAPDPVRVSKVVKGGSSGKGTTLRGRSDADLVVFLTNLESFQEQLQRRGEFIKEIRRQLEACQREKIFEVKFEVQKQQWENPRALSFELRSRELQEWVEFDVLPAFDALGQVTKDYRPDPQVYVRLIQECKSLGKEGEFSPCFTELQRAFLKECPTKLKSLIRLVKHWYQMCKEKLGKPLPPQYALELLTVYAWEQESAKTKLETKLKTAQGFQTVLELVLKHQHLCIYWEKYYDFENPIIGQYLRKQLAKRRPVILDPADPTGNVAGGDRCSWQRLAQEARAWLSYPCLKKSDGSPVGSWVVPPQDHSDLTYEACGFRQSYRTSPRLTFQGGAPPQVEESWTCANL
- the LOC109552611 gene encoding 2'-5'-oligoadenylate synthase 1-like isoform X3 yields the protein MMELSDTPAKYLDKFIEDHLLPDENFYTQVNEAIHIICSFLKERCFQGAPDPVRVSKVVKGGSSGKGTTLRGRSDADLVVFLTNLESFQEQLQRRGEFIKEIRRQLEACQREKIFEVKFEVQKQQWENPRALSFELRSRELQEWVEFDVLPAFDALGQVTKDYRPDPQVYVRLIQECKSLGKEGEFSPCFTELQRAFLKECPTKLKSLIRLVKHWYQMACDSGPG